One Salvia splendens isolate huo1 chromosome 1, SspV2, whole genome shotgun sequence genomic window, tttttgcaCATTCTATGTGGCTCTTCTTCTCCGGGTGCCAAATAAAATCTGTGACTTGATCTTGTCATGTAGAACCACTTCTCATCAATATGTATTGTGTTGTGCATGTTTCTAAACCTCATTACATTGAGCATTCTGTCAAGCTCTATAGATTCAAGTGTAAATCTCAAACGTAACAGTTTGTTAGGGGCTGTTAAATTCGGCTTAATGGCTGATGTATGAGCTCTAATTAGACCCTGAATTACCCACCTTCCGACAGTAGATTTCGAGCACCCCAAACCAACGGCAAGTCGCCTAATTGTACCTCTCTTTGTGTAATGTAGACTAGACAACAAGTTCAAATCAAGAGTAACACGTTTAGAATTGTTTCTAAATTTCTTACCACTCACTAATTGCACTGCTTTGCCTTCATCTTGTTGTTTTTTTGCAGCAGTCCAATACCGATTGACGGTTCGTCGGGACAGTGAGAACTTGCGTTGAGCGTCCTTGAAGATGCCCCGAGGTGGTGTGCCGTCAACACAAGCCCCCATAATAAATTGGACGACAAGATTAATTTTTTGTGTGGGAGACTCCTTTTTGCCCACCATGACTTCCTTTAAATCTGTTAGTGTTAGTGTTAGTGTTAGGAAGCAATTTAATGTTCAAAATCTATTTATAGATATTGCCTCATCTATTCTTAATTCTGCCGCCAAACTTGAATATTTCAAAATGAAATGGATGAAAGTTAAATATGCCGCCAAGTTGAATTTCCATTACTGGATCTGCCGCCTAAGTTAAATTCAGGTTTTATAATCCATGTCTATTTTAAATTCACATAATTTTACActgtaatttttgaatttattgtttttcacactttaattaaatgaaaaatcaaatgGACAATATTAAAAACTCATGTTTTCAGTTTTGATAACTCATTAActtagaaaatatcaaaattatttccaaaatttcaaaatttttgatCCAGCAtatcatgaaaaaaaaatcgataatattatcaatatttaattgtgtattttgataatttctctctcttacttaaaacttccaattatatttttttctcttactttatttctctctcatacttaaAACACCCACCAacctttttctctttctacTTAAACATCTTAAATAAGTctgcataaaatcccgtgccgtcccaggaaggggtcatcttccctgggacggagggagtattaatgaAGGTTGAcgtctttatttttattattagtattattatcagaattatttttgttattttgtttttgtttttgtttttatttttggtttttggttTTCATACGTCTAGGTAAAAACATATGCACGTGTTCCAATTTCGGGGGAACAAACGTCTTGTTGCACTGTCATAATCTTGAGGGACCCGTAATGTTTTTTTACTAGATACTTGTAGAATGATCTTGCTAGGTTACGTTTTATATATTCTAAAATGAGGTGAAATTCTAAAATGATCAAATAGAtagtaaaaataatagtaagccatcaatttaatactaatttcgtcattgaaaaaattgaattttttaaaataaactgATTTTAGTATTCAATTGAtatatgagagagaaagaaaaaaaatagatataataagaaagatgaagagaaaagGTTATGGAAATGTCAGTGAATTATGTGATCCATGTTATTAGAGGTGTTTTAatgatataaattataaataaattagtgTGCGGGTAATATGCACTATGTTTCCGGTATTGTTGGCTGTGATAGGCCCACTTTTACATAAGATTCATTCCATAATTACAATTATAGATTTGGAATGTTGTCTGTTTCTCTGAATAACATTATGAACAAGGAAAGTATAATCATATCATTGTACAGAGATTGCATTTATAAAGGTTATAAAAGGATGCGATCAGGGACGAAAGTACCCATCATTTATGTTGACAGTGAAATGATTTCTCTACATTAATGGTAGTACAttacttatttatatttttccttttttttgtaattacGGATTATTTCTTGCACTTATTTGTAGGCACCTATGGGTGGGAACAGCTGGTCCAAGGATCTATTACTTATCTAACAGTGAAAATAATTTGCAAACCGTGGCTTGCTTTTTTCTATTTGCAGTCCACATTTTGGAGTCCagtcaaattcaataaaatcgTCCAAAGTTAGCTCTAGATTTCACATCATCTAAAACTAAAAGATTCGAAGGGCAATAATTCATTTACACCCATCAATCAAAAATTGGCAATTTGAAGACACTATAATATCCGTGATAGTTTACCAGATTGAAAGAAGAAAACTTGTTATTATCATCTGAATTTAAAACTCAATAAAATTATTAgcaaaataaacaaaaagatTTGGGAAAATCAGTGGCAACCACATAGGCCAGCTGCAGGATTAAAAGAAGAAGGATCCTGAAGTGCCTTCCTAGTGATGACATCCTTGATAACATTGCTTCCCCATTGTGAAAAATATGTGTGGTTATGTCCGACCTTGGCGTCCTTGAAAAGGGACATGCAGCGGGCTTCGTCTTTGGGGAAGGGGCAGGGATCTCCGACGGGGTCCCGCCACGCCCCCTCGTGCTTCATGCCGGACCAGCTGGCCAGCCAGTGGTGCACGTACTGCCCCACCCCGGCCATCTCCTTCCATCCCTTTGGAAACAACTCCATCACGCTGCTGTTCCGATCCATCAGGATCATGTTCGACAGCTGCGCCCCGTGCGCCGATATCACCACGTCTGTCCCTCTCATCAATTTCACCTGCAATGCACACGTAAGGTAGATATATTGGTCTAAAATATCACAAGCTTTACGTTTTGTACGCACCTGTTCACAAAAGGTGAGATTGTGTGGATAAGCTACCATCAGATGGCATCCTGGAACCCGGCGGCACTCCTCCTCGAAGATCCCGACAACCGCTGATGCGTTTCGGAAAGACCTTGTCCCGTCCCTCATCAACATGGTGACTCCTACCTTGATCCCCTCATCACGCCCTCCAACTTGACAATACATCCTCGCCCTGCACCTCATTAGATCATACACCTGCATCATCTTCTCCGTCGACATCCCGCCTTCATTATGCCGCATCACCACCGCCTTCTCGAAGCAAACCGgagcatcatcatcatcaccaccACTGCCAAAATCCTCAATCTTGACCGCGCCCCCGAACGTGGCCTCCAGGAGCGTGGACACCCATGGCGCCATGGTCGTGCGTAGCTCGCCCCAGTGGAACAAGATCCAGCGCTCAGGTGCCGCGCACTGGCTCTTGACATGCCACGCCACGAACGACATCACGGCGGACAGGCCGTGCCAGATGTTGTGGTAGTCGTAGTGGTTGTATGACACGAACGTGAT contains:
- the LOC121742511 gene encoding uncharacterized protein LOC121742511 isoform X2; its protein translation is MNMPEKKATRGSPQKLNNQFVSSCSLSSSKLLIHALAIFVLFLVVWQIQKTSSSASPWARWDKILNNSCLSPSHDTQEAMADRLRLAVTFLPLKDLRYAGEPMKGHTWFMSSLYDMQEQGEVQYQQHPVEASGGRLLCLRGRDRHDGSWNSYALAWPDALPQNATLKAGITFVSYNHYDYHNIWHGLSAVMSFVAWHVKSQCAAPERWILFHWGELRTTMAPWVSTLLEATFGGAVKIEDFGSGGDDDDAPVCFEKAVVMRHNEGGMSTEKMMQVYDLMRCRARMYCQVGGRDEGIKVGVTMLMRDGTRSFRNASAVVGIFEEECRRVPGCHLMVAYPHNLTFCEQVKLMRGTDVVISAHGAQLSNMILMDRNSSVMELFPKGWKEMAGVGQYVHHWLASWSGMKHEGAWRDPVGDPCPFPKDEARCMSLFKDAKVGHNHTYFSQWGSNVIKDVITRKALQDPSSFNPAAGLCGCH
- the LOC121742511 gene encoding uncharacterized protein LOC121742511 isoform X1 encodes the protein MNMPEKKATRGSPQKLNNQFVSSCSLSSSKLLIHALAIFVLFLVVWQIQKTSSSASPWARWDKILNNSCLSPSHDTQEAMADRLRLAVTFLPLKDLRYAGEPMKGHTWFMSSLYDMQEQGEVQYQQHPVEASGGRLLCLRGRDRHDGSWNSYALAWPDALPQNATLKAGITFVSYNHYDYHNIWHGLSAVMSFVAWHVKSQCAAPERWILFHWGELRTTMAPWVSTLLEATFGGAVKIEDFGSGGDDDDAPVCFEKAVVMRHNEGGMSTEKMMQVYDLMRCRARMYCQVGGRDEGIKVGVTMLMRDGTRSFRNASAVVGIFEEECRRVPGCHLMVAYPHNLTFCEQVRTKRKACDILDQYIYLTCALQVKLMRGTDVVISAHGAQLSNMILMDRNSSVMELFPKGWKEMAGVGQYVHHWLASWSGMKHEGAWRDPVGDPCPFPKDEARCMSLFKDAKVGHNHTYFSQWGSNVIKDVITRKALQDPSSFNPAAGLCGCH